A stretch of the Gossypium hirsutum isolate 1008001.06 chromosome D07, Gossypium_hirsutum_v2.1, whole genome shotgun sequence genome encodes the following:
- the LOC107942368 gene encoding uncharacterized protein isoform X1 produces the protein MDDYLDQYFSSLSWSDVNFKERSPWVLSEADQPNALLPSSPISMIGSNHGMECLTTQSTPLGVGPQTNGESLGLQFNAGVHSSGSLKGLQVVGDMTTLSQSFNEGGNVICNGGESSEFQRSLTGLETLCSIPQLWHPQPYDGLISSLPMGQTRMQSSSLQGDNGNVDDGNINRFVEIDKFLQLENLSASINAKEKQDMQNSCYSSFPADRPMTDMMIDLPSLLQSSSPAPNKGCNGTGKPQVRARRGQATDPHSIAERLRREKIAERMKNLQELVPNSNKTDKASMLDSIIEYVKFLQLQVKVLSMSRLGAAGAVVPLITDGQAEGSNGLTLTPLAMGSDGVDCSPSPEQVVFEQEVVKLMESNVTIAMQYLQSKGLCIMPVALAAAISNGKASSSSSSGPVSEERKKFGFTNSVISNDDRVHNTTTCSSSSDSGVRNSNSSNSSGTGNLSGVGIHQSTSDGNFMIEKINGCNGTFKQEVNTLCTAK, from the exons ATGGATGATTATCTCGATCAGTATTTCTCTTCTTTGTCTTGGTCGGATGTGAATTTTAAGGAAAGATCACCTTGGGTTCTTAGTGAAGCTGATCAGCCAAATGCACTGCTGCCTAGTTCACCTATAAGCATGATCGGTTCGAACCACGGGATGGAGTGCTTAACTACACAGAGTACTCCTCTAGGTGTTGGACCGCAAACAAATGGCGAAAGTTTGGGACTGCAGTTTAATGCAGGTGTCCATTCCTCTGGTTCATTAAAGGGTCTTCAAGTTGTCGGTGATATGACCACCCTGTCTCAATCATTTAACGAGGGAGGGAATGTAATATGCAATGGAGGTGAATCTTCTGAATTTCAGAGATCACTTACAGGCTTAGAAACCCTTTGTTCGATACCGCAATTGTGGCATCCACAACCTTATGATGGTCTAATTTCTTCCCTTCCTATGGGACAAACCCGAATGCAAAGCTCTAGTCTTCAAGGAGATAATGGAAATGTTGATGATGGCAATATTAACAGATTTGTTGAAATCGATAAATTTCTGCAACTCGAGAACTTATCCGCATCGATCAATGCAAAG GAAAAACAAGATATGCAAAATTCTTGTTACTCGTCTTTTCCTGCCGACCGTCCAATGACAGATATGATGATAGACTTACCATCTCTGCTGCAG AGTTCATCACCTGCACCGAACAAAGGTTGCAATGGAACTGGGAAGCCTCAAGTTAGAGCACGTCGAGGTCAGGCTACTGATCCACACAGCATCGCAGAGAGG CTTCGAAGGGAGAAGATTGCTGAAAGGATGAAGAATCTGCAAGAACTTGTACCGAACTCCAATAAG ACTGACAAGGCCTCTATGCTTGACTCAATCATCGAGTACGTCAAGTTCCTTCAACTCCAAGTCAAG GTACTAAGCATGAGTAGGCTAGGAGCAGCAGGGGCAGTAGTTCCTCTCATAACTGATGGCCAAGCTGAG GGATCTAATGGCTTGACACTAACACCCTTGGCAATGGGAAGTGATGGAGTTGATTGTTCACCGTCTCCCGAACAAGTTGTTTTTGAACAAGAAGTGGTGAAACTCATGGAATCCAATGTGACAATAGCCATGCAATATCTGCAAAGTAAAGGTCTATGCATTATGCCGGTCGCTCTTGCCGCTGCCATATCCAACGGGAAGGCATCGTCCTCGTCATCATCAGGTCCTGTTTCCGAGGAAAGGAAGAAATTCGGTTTCACCAACAGTGTTATAAGCAATGATGATAGAGTTCACAACACCACCACCTGCAGCAGCAGCAGTGACAGTGGTGTTCGGAATTCCAACAGTAGTAACAGCAGTGGCACTGGCAACTTGTCTGGTGTTGGGATTCATCAATCAACCTCTGATGGTAATTTCATGATTGAAAAGATCAATGGTTGCAATGGTACCTTTAAACAAGAAGTCAACACTTTGTGTACTGCCAAATGA
- the LOC107942368 gene encoding uncharacterized protein isoform X2 produces the protein MDDYLDQYFSSLSWSDVNFKERSPWVLSEADQPNALLPSSPISMIGSNHGMECLTTQSTPLGVGPQTNGESLGLQFNAGVHSSGSLKGLQVVGDMTTLSQSFNEGGNVICNGGESSEFQRSLTGLETLCSIPQLWHPQPYDGLISSLPMGQTRMQSSSLQGDNGNVDDGNINRFVEIDKFLQLENLSASINAKSSSPAPNKGCNGTGKPQVRARRGQATDPHSIAERLRREKIAERMKNLQELVPNSNKTDKASMLDSIIEYVKFLQLQVKVLSMSRLGAAGAVVPLITDGQAEGSNGLTLTPLAMGSDGVDCSPSPEQVVFEQEVVKLMESNVTIAMQYLQSKGLCIMPVALAAAISNGKASSSSSSGPVSEERKKFGFTNSVISNDDRVHNTTTCSSSSDSGVRNSNSSNSSGTGNLSGVGIHQSTSDGNFMIEKINGCNGTFKQEVNTLCTAK, from the exons ATGGATGATTATCTCGATCAGTATTTCTCTTCTTTGTCTTGGTCGGATGTGAATTTTAAGGAAAGATCACCTTGGGTTCTTAGTGAAGCTGATCAGCCAAATGCACTGCTGCCTAGTTCACCTATAAGCATGATCGGTTCGAACCACGGGATGGAGTGCTTAACTACACAGAGTACTCCTCTAGGTGTTGGACCGCAAACAAATGGCGAAAGTTTGGGACTGCAGTTTAATGCAGGTGTCCATTCCTCTGGTTCATTAAAGGGTCTTCAAGTTGTCGGTGATATGACCACCCTGTCTCAATCATTTAACGAGGGAGGGAATGTAATATGCAATGGAGGTGAATCTTCTGAATTTCAGAGATCACTTACAGGCTTAGAAACCCTTTGTTCGATACCGCAATTGTGGCATCCACAACCTTATGATGGTCTAATTTCTTCCCTTCCTATGGGACAAACCCGAATGCAAAGCTCTAGTCTTCAAGGAGATAATGGAAATGTTGATGATGGCAATATTAACAGATTTGTTGAAATCGATAAATTTCTGCAACTCGAGAACTTATCCGCATCGATCAATGCAAAG AGTTCATCACCTGCACCGAACAAAGGTTGCAATGGAACTGGGAAGCCTCAAGTTAGAGCACGTCGAGGTCAGGCTACTGATCCACACAGCATCGCAGAGAGG CTTCGAAGGGAGAAGATTGCTGAAAGGATGAAGAATCTGCAAGAACTTGTACCGAACTCCAATAAG ACTGACAAGGCCTCTATGCTTGACTCAATCATCGAGTACGTCAAGTTCCTTCAACTCCAAGTCAAG GTACTAAGCATGAGTAGGCTAGGAGCAGCAGGGGCAGTAGTTCCTCTCATAACTGATGGCCAAGCTGAG GGATCTAATGGCTTGACACTAACACCCTTGGCAATGGGAAGTGATGGAGTTGATTGTTCACCGTCTCCCGAACAAGTTGTTTTTGAACAAGAAGTGGTGAAACTCATGGAATCCAATGTGACAATAGCCATGCAATATCTGCAAAGTAAAGGTCTATGCATTATGCCGGTCGCTCTTGCCGCTGCCATATCCAACGGGAAGGCATCGTCCTCGTCATCATCAGGTCCTGTTTCCGAGGAAAGGAAGAAATTCGGTTTCACCAACAGTGTTATAAGCAATGATGATAGAGTTCACAACACCACCACCTGCAGCAGCAGCAGTGACAGTGGTGTTCGGAATTCCAACAGTAGTAACAGCAGTGGCACTGGCAACTTGTCTGGTGTTGGGATTCATCAATCAACCTCTGATGGTAATTTCATGATTGAAAAGATCAATGGTTGCAATGGTACCTTTAAACAAGAAGTCAACACTTTGTGTACTGCCAAATGA
- the LOC121219228 gene encoding 1-phosphatidylinositol-3-phosphate 5-kinase FAB1B has translation MGSPDNKLSDLVDIVKSWIPWRTEPPNVSKDFWMPDHSCRVCYECDSQFTVFNRRHHCRICGRVFCAKCTANSVPAPSVEPRTGREDWERIRVCNYCFKQWEQGIAAVDNETKAPSPGLSPSPSATSLVSTKSSCTCNSGSSTVGSTLYSTGPYHRVNYNSGLSPCESAQMNAPTEQNNETSGMSTNPSSAMVDSSDHFGLCSYRSDDEDGGYGAYRSNSECRRYAHAEEYSSAINIDKIGCVYESDKVHPDGEDIDSKHLSGSPLAENFDTQIVDGIKKFEEVNEQENTDQDEVLAYYVDGTDAEPVDFENNGLLWLLPEPEDEEDEREAALFDDEDDDEGATGEWGYLRPSNSFGSGEYRSRVKSGEEHRQAMKNVVEGHFRALVSQLLQVENVHVGDEDGGESWLDIITSLSWEAATLLKPDTSKGGGMDPGGYVKVKCIASGRRCESAVVKGVVCKKNVAHRRMSSKKDKPRFLILGGALEYQRISNHLSSFDTLLQQEMDHLKMAVAKIDAHHPNVLLVEKSVSRYAQEYLLSNDISLVLNIKRPLLERIARCTGAQIVPSIDHLTSPKLGYCDVFHVEKLLEEHGSAGQGGKKLTKTLMFFEGCPKPLGYTILLKGANGDELKKVKHVVQYGVFAAYHLALETSFLADEGATLPELPLKSPINVALPNKPSSIDRSISTIPGFAVPSSGKPVASQPINNFQKSNEVVISDSSSSANIDPSCQSVGVSSSSLSKGPHTTSKESASDSDEAIASLNSLSALRDAISYNSVSSISHAFCKDNGVDPKESLRTKTTNNGEAIMSDPFISLCQRLSEAAEQCDDPGGSNHADGSSVMAANHLGSTELQSSKQEISNKSEEVGSSKEEFPLSPSDHQSILVSLSTRCVWKGSVCERSLLFRIKYYGSFDKPLGRFLRDNLFDQSFHCRSCEMPSEAHVHCYTHRQGSLTISVKKLSEPPLPGEREGKIWMWHRCLKCPRTNGFPPATRRVVMSDAAWGLSFGKFLELSFSNHAAASRVASCGHSLHRDCLRFYGFGRMVACFRYASIDVHSVYLPPSKLEFNYDNQEWIQCEANEVSNRAEFLFTEMYKALRKISEKLSGPGSQDCGIKAPERSICIEELEAMLQKDGEELQESLQEAVCKELKAGQPVIDILEINKLRRQILFLSYVWDQRLIHVCGSINNNIQEVMSSPIPKLGLKPVNSMEKLLEMNVSPKPSKSFNSCESALVETKPNIKMNQGGNAVVIDKSGGDHPEKGGEDFNNRKEAEPSVSSSINTSEKSYSPESGGVVQRAQSEGELPIMANLSDTLEAAWTGKSHPASMNAKENGYSAPDSVAVDVSGAVNLDLGVLASDRGEGEVTRSPQPALPAKKLESLEKSMSWASMPFPNFYSSFNKNSSFNPRKLSINEHSPVYISSFMELERQSGARLLLPLGVNDTVVPVYDDEPTSIIAYALVSSDYHSQMSEVERPKDAADSAVSPSLFDSVNLLSLNSFSDVSSEAYRSFGSFDDSILSLSGSGSLVSDPLLYTKDLHARVSFTDDGPLGKVKYSVTCYYAKRFESLRRTCCPSELDFVRSLSRCKKWGAQGGKSNVFFAKTLDDRFIIKQVTKTELESFVKFGPAYFKYLSESINTRSPTCLAKILGIYQVSSKHLKGGRESKMDMLVMENLLFRRNVTRLYDLKGSSRSRYNPDTSGSNKVLLDQNLIEAMPTSPIFVGSKAKRLLERAVWNDTSFLALIDVMDYSLLVGVDEEKHELILGIIDFMRQYTWDKHLETWVKTSGILGGQNTSPTVISPQQYKKRFRKAMTAYFLMVPDQWSPPTIVPSGSQTDLCEENNNSTQSGLLQQ, from the exons ATGGGCTCCCCTGACAACAAACTATCTGACCTGGTTGATATAGTTAAGTCGTGGATACCTTGGAGGACTGAGCCACCGAATGTGTCAAAGGATTTTTGGATGCCTGATCATAGTTGTAGGGTATGCTACGAGTGTGATTCCCAATTTACAGTATTTAATCGTAGGCATCATTGTCGAATTTGTGGCCGAGTTTTTTGTGCGAAGTGTACAGCAAACTCAGTTCCTGCCCCATCTGTTGAGCCAAGGACTGGTCGGGAAGATTGGGAAAGGATTAGAGTATGCAATTATTGCTTCAAGCAATGGGAGCAGGGCATAGCAGCTGTTGATAACGAGACCAAGGCACCTAGTCCTGGTCTCAGTCCATCACCATCTGCAACAAGCTTGGTCAGTACCAAGTCCAGCTGCACCTGTAATAGTGGTAGCAGCACTGTTGGTTCTACTCTGTATTCAACTGGGCCATACCACCGTGTGAACTATAATTCTGGTCTTAGTCCTTGTGAATCTGCCCAGATGAATGCGCCCACTGAACAAAACAATGAGACATCTGGGATGAGCACAAATCCAAGTTCAGCCATGGTGGATTCTTCAGACCATTTTGGTCTTTGTAGTTACAG GAGTGATGACGAAGATGGTGGTTATGGTGCATATCGTTCAAATTCAGAATGTAGGCGTTATGCTCATGCTGAGGAGTATTCTAGTGCTATCAATATCGACAAAATTGGCTGTGTTTATGAATCAGATAAAGTGCATCCTGATGGCGAGGACATTGACTCAAAACATTTGAGTGGTTCACCATTAGCTGAGAATTTCGATACACAAATTGTGGACGGAATCAAGAAATTTGAAGAAGTAAATGAGCAAGAAAACACTGATCAGGATGAAGTTCTTGCTTATTATGTGGATGGTACAGATGCTGAGCCTGTTGATTTTGAGAACAATGGGCTACTGTGGCTCCTTCCAGAACCTGAAGATGAAGAGGACGAGAGAGAAGCTGCTCTATTTGATGATGAAGACGATGATGAGGGTGCTACAGGGGAGTGGGGATATTTACGCCCTTCAAATAGCTTTGGAAGTGGGGAGTACCGTAGTAGGGTTAAGTCTGGTGAGGAGCATAGACAAGCCATGAAAAATGTGGTGGAAGGGCATTTTAGGGCTTTGGTATCTCAGCTTTTGCAGGTTGAAAACGTCCATGTGGGTGACGAGGATGGTGGAGAGAGTTGGTTGGATATAATCACATCTTTGTCATGGGAAGCCGCAACACTTCTGAAGCCAGATACAAGTAAGGGAGGAGGAATGGATCCAGGAGGATATGTGAAAGTTAAATGCATAGCTTCTGGGCGTCGCTGTGAAAG TGCTGTGGTTAAAGGAGTTGTCTGTAAGAAAAATGTGGCCCATCGTCGAATGTCATCAAAAAAAGATAAACCTCGTTTTCTAATCCTTGGAGGTGCTCTGGAATATCAGCGTATTTCTAACCACTTGTCAAGTTTTGATACATTGCTGCAGCAG GAAATGGACCATTTGAAGATGGCAGTTGCTAAAATCGATGCACATCATCCTAATGTTCTCTTGGTGGAAAAATCTGTGTCACGGTATGCTCAAGAGTACCTTCTTTCCAACGACATATCACTTGTTCTCAATATTAAGAGGCCACTCTTAGAGCGTATAGCCCGCTGCACTGGTGCTCAGATAGTTCCATCCATTGATCATCTAACATCACCGAAGCTGGGGTACTGCGATGTGTTCCATGTGGAGAAACTTCTTGAGGAGCATGGAAGTGCTGGTCAAGGTGGGAAGAAATTGACAAAGACTCTAATGTTTTTTGAGGGTTGCCCAAAGCCTCTAGGTTACACT ATTTTGCTCAAGGGTGCCAATGGAGATGAACTGAAAAAGGTAAAACATGTGGTCCAATATGGAGTTTTTGCAGCTTATCACTTGGCTCTCGAAACATCATTTCTTGCTGATGAAGGTGCTACACTTCCGGAGCTCCCTTTAAAGTCCCCTATAAATGTTGCCTTACCCAATAAACCATCAAGTATTGACAGGTCTATTTCCACCATACCTGGTTTTGCCGTCCCATCCTCTGGGAAGCCTGTggcttctcaacctataaataattTTCAGAAATCCAACGAAGTTGTCATCTCAGATAGCTCATCATCTGCCAACATTGACCCCTCTTGCCAATCTGTAGGGGTCAGTTCATCTAGCTTGTCAAAAGGTCCTCACACTACGTCCAAGGAATCTGCCTCGGACTCTGATGAGGCTATTGCTTCCTTGAATTCACTCTCTGCTTTGAGGGATGCTATCTCTTATAACAGTGTTTCCTCCATAAGTCATGCATTTTGTAAGGACAATGGAGTGGATCCTAAAGAATCTCTTCGAACTAAAACAACTAACAATGGAGAAGCTATAATGAGTGACCCTTTTATTTCTCTTTGTCAAAGATTATCAGAAGCAGCAGAGCAATGTGATGATCCTGGTGGCAGTAATCATGCTGATGGCAGCAGCGTGATGGCTGCCAATCATCTGGGCAGCACAGAGTTGCAATCCTCAAAGCAAGAGATTAGCAACAAATCTGAAGAGGTGGGGTCCTCAAAGGAAGAGTTTCCTCTTTCACCTTCAGACCACCAGAGCATTTTGGTGTCTTTATCAACACGTTGTGTGTGGAAGGGATCTGTGTGTGAACGATCCCTTCTCTTTCGAATCAAGTACTATGGGAGCTTTGATAAGCCTTTGGGGCGATTTTTACGAGATAATCTGTTTGATCAG AGCTTCCATTGTCGTTCTTGTGAGATGCCGTCTGAGGCACATGTTCATTGTTATACTCATCGGCAAGGTAGCCTGACAATATCTGTTAAGAAGCTGTCAGAGCCTCCCTTACCCGGAGAGCGGGAAGGCAAGATTTGGATGTGGCATAGGTGCTTAAAATGCCCTCGGACCAATGGGTTCCCTCCAGCCACTCGAAGAGTTGTAATGTCTGATGCTGCTTGGGGTTTATCCTTTGGGAAATTTTTGGAGCTGAGCTTTTCTAACCATGCAGCTGCTAGCAGAGTTGCAAGCTGTGGTCATTCCCTTCACAGAGATTGTCTTCGATTCTATGG TTTCGGGAGAATGGTTGCTTGTTTTCGATATGCCTCCATTGATGTTCATTCCGTATATCTTCCACCTTCAAAACTGGAATTTAATTATGATAATCAGGAGTGGATACAATGTGAAGCAAATGAG GTGAGTAACAGGGCAGAATTTCTATTTACTGAAATGTACAAGGCTCTTCGAAAGATCTCAGAGAAACTATCAGGCCCAGGGTCTCAAGATTGTGGCATTAAGGCACCTGAAAGAAGCATCTGTATCGAGGAATTGGAAGCAATGCTCCAAAAGGATGGAGAAGAACTTCAG GAATCTTTACAGGAGGCAGTTTGTAAGGAGCTTAAAGCTGGCCAACCTGTTATTGACATTCTTGAGATAAATAAGTTACGGAGGCAAATACTCTTTCTGTCTTATGTTTGGGACCAACGACTGATACATGTATGCGGTTCAATTAACAATAATATCCAGGAAGTTATGAGCAGCCCCATCCCTAAACTTGGGTTGAAGCCTGTAAATTCTATGGAAAAGCTTCTTGAGATGAATGTCAGTCCCAAACCAAGTAAATCCTTCAATAGTTGCGAATCTGCCCTAGTTGAGACCAAGCCTAACATAAAAATGAATCAAGGAGGCAATGCTGTTGTAATTGACAAATCAGGTGGAGATCACCCAGAAAAGGGCGGCGAGGATTTTAATAACAGGAAGGAGGCTGAACCTTCTGTTTCTTCTAGTATAAATACCAGTGAGAAATCTTATTCTCCTGAATCTGGAGGAGTAGTACAAAGGGCCCAGTCAGAAGGAGAATTGCCAATTATGGCAAATTTATCTGACACCCTTGAGGCAGCATGGACTGGTAAAAGTCACCCAGCTAGCATGAATGCTAAGGAGAATGGTTACTCTGCTCCTGATTCAGTTGCAGTGGATGTGTCAGGTGCAGTAAATTTGGATCTGGGAGTTCTTGCTAGTGATCGTGGTGAAGGGGAGGTGACTCGTTCTCCTCAGCCTGCTTTGCCTGCTAAGAAACTTGAAAGCCTGGAGAAGTCAATGAGCTGGGCAAGCATGCCATTTCCAAATTTCTACAGCTCATTTAACAAGAACTCTTCATTCAATCCTCGAAAGCTCAGTATCAACGAGCATAGTCCAGTTTATATATCTTCATTTATGGAGTTGGAAAGGCAAAGTGGTGCCAGGTTGTTGCTTCCTCTTGGTGTTAATGATACAGTAGTGCCTGTTTATGATGATGAGCCCACTAGTATTATAGCGTATGCACTTGTCTCATCAGATTATCATTCACAGATGTCTGAGGTGGAGAGACCAAAAGATGCTGCAGATTCTGCAGTTTCACCGTCGCTTTTTGATTCAGTAAATCTACTCTCACTTAATTCTTTTAGTGACGTATCATCTGAGGCTTACAGAAGTTTTGGATCTTTTGATGATAGTATCTTGTCTTTGTCTGGGTCAGGCTCCCTGGTTTCTGACCCTCTCTTGTATACAAAAGATCTGCATGCTAGGGTTTCTTTTACAGATGATGGTCCCCTTGGGAAGGTGAAGTATTCCGTAACTTGTTATTATGCAAAGCGGTTTGAGAGCTTGAGGAGGACTTGCTGCCCTTCTGAGCTAGATTTTGTACGGTCTCTCAGTCGTTGTAAGAAGTGGGGTGCCCAAGGTGGCAAGAGCAATGTCTTCTTTGCAAAAACTTTAGATGATCGGTTTATCATCAAACAAGTTACAAAGACAGAATTAGAATCATTTGTTAAGTTTGGACCAGCTTATTTCAAATATTTGTCTGAGTCAATCAATACAAGAAGCCCAACTTGCCTGGCCAAGATATTGGGCATATACCag GTTTCATCAAAGCACCTTAAAGGAGGGAGGGAGTCCAAAATGGACATGTTGGTGATGGAAAATCTTCTCTTCAGGCGTAATGTTACAAGGCTTTATGACCTTAAAGGATCATCTCGGTCTAGGTATAATCCTGATACAAGTGGCAGCAACAAAGTTCTTCTGGATCAGAATTTGATTGAAGCAATGCCGACTTCTCCAATTTTTGTTGGAAGCAAGGCAAAACGGTTGTTGGAGAGGGCTGTCTGGAATGACACTTCCTTTCTTGCA TTAATCGACGTAATGGACTACTCATTACTTGTTGGTGTGGATGAGGAAAAACACGAGCTTATTCTTGGAATAATCGATTTCATGAGGCAATACACATGGGACAAACACCTTGAAACATGGGTGAAGACCTCAGGCATCCTCGGAGGGCAAAACACCTCACCGACAGTGATATCACCCCAACAATACAAGAAACGATTCAGAAAAGCCATGACAGCTTATTTTCTCATGGTGCCAGATCAGTGGTCTCCTCCAACGATTGTTCCAAGCGGATCACAGACAGACCTTTGTGAAGAAAATAATAACAGTACACAAAGTGGTCTCCTTCAACAATGA
- the LOC107942371 gene encoding AT-rich interactive domain-containing protein 4, translating into MMFSAQGSSRNHCSLLAVLCGGKVSDNKQKQPVSDYKPRYPFPELSSSGRLEVQLLNNPSIDEFRRVLESFEPNIVYLQGEQIVDGEEIGSLVLGDVDLSTPEALCGVFGSTFPTTVYLEIPNGVKLAEGLHSKGVPYVIYWKNTFSRYAACHFRQALLSVIQSSCSHTWDAFQFARASFRLYCVRNNNIFSSNSQKQSIKPGPHLLGEPPKIDVSQPEVDMQEEEGSPENLPAVKIYDDDVTMRFLVCGSPCTLDAVLLGSLEDGLNALLSIEIRGSKLHNRASAPPPPLQAGTFSRGVVTMRCDFSTCSSAHISLLVSGSAQTCFNDQLLENHIKNELIEKSQLVHAQSSSEESKLPSFEPRRSTSIACGASVFEVCMKVPTWASQVLRQLAPDVSYRSLVMLGIASIQGLSVASFEKDDAERLLFFCKKLSKDPLLGSSLIARTPSWLVPPAPSRKRPEPYKDTKSLNCTIMEGVNGLTRPKINVAAMRPIPHTHRHKMLPFSGFSEAERYDGDQGKVNLPVAPVKQPAPVTHRKALSSSFQAQQIISLNPLPLKKHGCGRAPIQVCSEEEFLRDVMQFLIFRGHTRLVPQGGLAEFPDAILNAKRLDLFNLYREVVSRGGFNVGNGINWKGQVFSKMRNHTLTNRMTGVGNTLKRHYETYLLEYELAHDDVDGECCLLCHSSAAGDWVNCGVCDEWAHFGCDRRQGLGAFKDYAKTDGLEYVCPHCSISSFKKKAAKTMNGY; encoded by the exons ATGATGTTTAGTGCTCAAGGGTCTTCAAGGAACCATTGCAGTCTCCTTGCAGTTCTTTGTGGCGGTAAAGTTTCTGATAATAAGCAAAAGCAGCCTGTTTCTGATTATAAGCCCAGATACCCATTTCCAGAGCTTTCTTCTTCAGGGCGCCTtgag GTTCAGCTTCTGAATAATCCTAGTATTGATGAGTTCCGGCGGGTTCTTGAATCATTTGAGCCTAATATTGTTTACTTACAAGGAGAGCAGATTGTTGATGGTGAAGAAATTGGCTCCCTGGTTTTGGGAGATGTTGACTTGTCTACTCCAGAAGCTTTATGTGGAGTCTTTGGTTCTACATTTCCTACCACT GTTTACTTAGAGATCCCCAATGGTGTCAAATTGGCAGAGGGACTTCACTCCAAG GGAGTACCTTATGTTATATATTGGAAAAATACATTCTCTCGTTATGCTGCTTGCCATTTTCGTCAAGCACTGTTATCAGTGATTCAAAG TTCATGTAGCCATACATGGGATGCATTCCAATTTGCCCGTGCTTCTTTTAGACTGTACTGTGTGCGGAACAACAATATTTTCTCTTCTAATAGTCAAAAGCAAAGTATTAAGCCAGGACCGCATCTACTTGGGGAGCCTCCCAAGATTGATGTTTCTCAGCCAGAGGTAGATATGCAAGAGGAAGAAGGCTCTCCTGAAAATCTTCCTGCTGTTAAGATATATGATGATGATGTGACTATGAGGTTTCTTGTTTGTGGATCTCCATGTACATTG GATGCTGTCCTTTTGGGATCTTTGGAGGATGGCCTTAATGCCCTCTTAAGCAttgaa ATACGAGGGAGCAAACTCCATAACCGAGCAAG TGCTCCACCACCACCTCTTCAGGCGGGGACATTTTCTCGTGGTGTAGTCACCATGCGTTGCGACTTTTCAACTTGCAGTTCGGCTCACATATCACTTTTAGTGTCTGGTAGCGCACAAACTTGTTTTAATGATCAG CTTTTggaaaatcatataaaaaatgaGCTTATTGAGAAGAGTCAACTAGTCCATGCACAATCAAGTTCTGAGGAGAGCAAATTGCCTTCATTCGAGCCTCGTAGATCAACCTCAATTGCCTGTGGAGCAAGTGTGTTTGAAGTGTGCATGAAGGTTCCCACATGGGCTTCGCAG GTTCTGCGGCAACTTGCACCAGATGTGTCATACCGCAGCCTAGTTATGCTGGGGATTGCTAGCATTCAAGGTTTGTCGGTTGCATCTTTTGAAAAAGATGATGCTGAACGTCTTCTTTTCTTTTGCAAAAAGCTGAGCAAAGATCCCCTCTTGGGTAGTTCTCTAATTGCCAGAACTCCCAGCTGGTTGGTGCCGCCGGCACCTAGTCGTAAAAGACCAGAGCCATATAAAGACACTAAATCTCTAAACTGTACCATCATGGAAGGTGTAAATGGTTTGACAAGACCAAAAATCAATGTTGCTGCTATGAGGCCAATTCCTCACACCCATCGTCATAAGATGCTTCCCTTTTCTGGATTTTCCGAGGCTGAGAGATATGATGGTGACCAAGGAAAGGTTAACTTGCCAGTAGCTCCTGTGAAGCAACCTGCTCCTGTTACACATCGGAAAGCATTGTCGAGTTCTTTTCAAGCCCAGCAGATTATTTCTTTAAATCCATTACCTCTTAAGAAACATGGTTGTGGTAGAGCCCCAATACAGGTTTGCTCAGAG GAAGAATTTTTGAGAGATGTAATGCAGTTTCTGATTTTTCGAGGACATACTCGGCTTGTTCCTCAAGGTGGGTTAGCTGAGTTTCCTGATGCCATTCTGAATGCGAAGCGTCTTGACCTTTTTAACTTGTATAGAGAG GTGGTGTCAAGAGGAGGCTTTAATGTCGGGAATGGCATAAATTGGAAAGGACAAGTATTTTCGAAGATGCGCAATCACACATTGACGAATAGAATGACt GGAGTGGGCAACACTCTGAAAAGACATTACGAGACTTACCTTTTAGAGTATGAATTGGCTCACGACGATGTGGACGGAGAATGCTGCTTGTTATGTCACAG TAGCGCAGCAGGTGACTGGGTAAACTGTGGAGTTTGTGACGAATGGGCTCACTTCGGCTGTGATAGGCGGCAGGGGCTTGGAGCCTTTAAG GATTATGCGAAAACAGACGGGCTGGAGTACGTTTGTCCGCACTGCAGCATCTCGAGTTTTAAGAAGAAAGCAGCGAAAACTATGAATGGTTATTGA